One stretch of Candidatus Zixiibacteriota bacterium DNA includes these proteins:
- a CDS encoding Ig-like domain-containing protein — protein sequence MMITKTLRIIGLFMLMLFAANCSDDCGTCPEPGVAPGVVETYPLESDIDIPTDTVLTVTFDKTMDPASISAGSFTLEGPRGLVNATVSFDGDSTATLTPLERLAGHSIYTARVDPGVRAVDGVQMGVPYAWSFTTGTTPLLIYPDIEFTVRDVDGDGIGDELLGGGPPGRLLQTGENGLLTDRAVIEFPLDEIVHDEVLDAIGLIIISESTTQYDSAYFEFWGFAGDGIANISDWDYGSLIYSRHVEDVDSGMTIMIPMTEFINAALDSSATHIGLRIEATGVQKIGIATSGPLNGDDKAKIILHY from the coding sequence ATGATGATTACGAAAACTCTTAGAATCATCGGCTTATTTATGCTAATGTTGTTTGCTGCGAATTGTTCAGATGATTGTGGTACTTGCCCGGAACCCGGGGTTGCACCGGGTGTCGTTGAGACCTACCCGCTTGAAAGCGATATTGATATTCCGACAGATACTGTCTTGACCGTTACCTTCGATAAAACGATGGATCCTGCAAGTATCTCTGCCGGATCGTTTACTCTTGAAGGTCCGCGCGGTTTGGTGAACGCAACTGTGTCATTCGACGGCGATTCAACGGCGACGCTCACTCCCCTCGAACGGCTGGCTGGACACTCGATTTATACCGCTCGCGTCGATCCCGGTGTAAGAGCTGTAGACGGTGTGCAGATGGGCGTACCCTATGCCTGGTCATTCACAACCGGCACCACGCCGCTATTGATTTACCCCGATATCGAATTCACGGTTCGTGACGTTGACGGCGACGGAATCGGGGATGAATTATTAGGTGGAGGCCCCCCGGGACGGTTACTCCAAACCGGAGAAAACGGCCTGCTTACAGATCGAGCCGTTATTGAATTTCCCTTGGATGAGATCGTTCACGACGAAGTATTAGATGCTATTGGGTTAATAATTATTTCAGAATCTACCACACAGTATGATTCTGCCTATTTTGAGTTCTGGGGATTTGCCGGCGACGGAATCGCTAATATATCGGATTGGGATTATGGCTCGCTCATATATTCGCGACATGTGGAAGATGTTGACTCCGGAATGACGATAATGATCCCAATGACAGAATTTATAAATGCGGCACTTGATAGCAGCGCTACCCATATCGGTTTGCGAATCGAGGCGACGGGAGTTCAAAAAATTGGAATCGCGACTTCCGGCCCCTTAAACGGAGATGACAAAGCCAAAATTATTTTGCACTATTGA